The following proteins are encoded in a genomic region of Triticum dicoccoides isolate Atlit2015 ecotype Zavitan chromosome 1B, WEW_v2.0, whole genome shotgun sequence:
- the LOC119301313 gene encoding tryptophan decarboxylase 1-like, whose translation MGSLDTNPTTFSAFPNDKAAAFEPLNPEDVRAYLHKAVDFISDYYTNVESMPVLPNVKPGYLQDELSASPPTYSAPFDVTMKELRTSVVPGMTHWASPNFFAFFPSTNSAAAIAGDLIASAMNTVGFTWQASPAATEMEVLALDWLAQLLRLPTTFMNRTSTGRGTGGGVILGTTSEAMLVTLVAARDDALRRSGSVGVADLPRLTVYAADQTHSTFFKACRLAGFDPANIRSIPTGLETDYGLDPANLLEIIQADADAGLVPTYVCATVGTTSSNAVDPVGAVADVAAMFNAWVHVDAAYAGSACICPEFRHHLDGVERVDSISMSPHKWLLTCLDCTCLYVRDAHRLSDSLETNPEYLKNDATESGEVTDLKDMQVGVGRRFRGLKLWMVMRTYGTAKLQEHIRSDVAMAKMFEDFVRADDRFEVVVPRNFALVCFRIKATGAMTEEDADEANHVLMENLNKTGKAYLAHTVVGDRFVLRFAVGSSLQEERHVRSAWDLIKKTTSSIMD comes from the coding sequence ATGGGCAGCTTGGACACCAACCCAACGACCTTCTCCGCCTTCCCCAACGACAAGGCGGCAGCGTTCGAGCCGCTAAACCCGGAAGATGTCCGTGCATACCTCCACAAGGCCGTCGACTTCATCTCCGACTACTACACCAATGTCGAGTCCATGCCCGTTCTTCCTAACGTGAAGCCGGGATACCTGCAGGACGAGCTCAGCGCGTCCCCGCCGACCTACTCGGCGCCGTTCGATGTCACCATGAAGGAGCTTAGGACCTCCGTTGTCCCCGGCATGACGCATTGGGCCAGCCCTaacttcttcgccttcttcccctcCACCAACAGCGCCGCTGCTATCGCTGGCGACCTCATCGCCTCCGCCATGAACACCGTCGGGTTCACGTGGCAGGCCTCTCCGGCGGCCACCGAGATGGAGGTTCTCGCGCTCGACTGGCTTGCACAGCTCCTTCGCCTCCCCACCACCTTCATGAACCGCACCAGCACCGGTCGGGGCACCGGTGGTGGGGTCATCCTTGGCACCACGAGCGAAGCAATGCTCGTCACGCTAGTCGCCGCACGTGATGACGCGCTGCGTCGGAGCGGCTCCGTTGGCGTGGCCGACCTGCCACGCTTGACTGTGTATGCTGCCGACCAGACCCACTCCACGTTCTTCAAGGCATGTCGGCTTGCAGGCTTTGATCCCGCCAACATTCGCTCCATCCCTACCGGGCTAGAAACCGACTACGGGCTTGACCCGGCCAACCTtctcgagatcatacaagctgacgCCGACGCCGGCCTCGTGCCAACATATGTCTGTGCCACAGTGGGCACAACGTCTTCCAACGCCGTCGACCCGGTGGGCGCCGTCGCCGACGTTGCCGCCATGTTTAATGCCTGGGTCCATGTCGACGCTGCCTACGCTGGCAGTGCGTGCATCTGCCCGGAGTTCCGCCACCATCTCGATGGCGTCGAGCGCGTGGACTCCATAAGCATGAGCCCACACAAATGGCTTCTCACATGCCTCGATTGCACCTGTCTCTACGTCCGTGATGCTCACCGCCTCAGCGACTCGCTGGAGACCAACCCAGAGTACCTCAAGAACGATGCTACAGAGTCAGGCGAGGTCACCGATCTTAAGGACATGCAAGTCGGCGTCGGTCGGCGCTTCCGTGGGCTCAAGCTCTGGATGGTCATGCGCACCTATGGTACCGCAAAGCTCCAAGAGCATATCCGTAGCGACGTCGCCATGGCCAAGATGTTTGAAGATTTTGTTCGTGCCGACGATAGGTTCGAGGTGGTCGTACCAAGGAACTTTGCTCTTGTGTGCTTCAGGATCAAGGCGACTGGAGCCATGACGGAGGAGGATGCCGATGAGGCTAACCATGTGCTAATGGAGAATCTGAACAAGACCGGTAAGGCTTATCTTGCACACACGGTGGTTGGTGATAGGTTCGTGCTTCGGTTCGCCGTGGGGTCGTCCCTGCAGGAGGAGAGGCATGTGAGGAGTGCCTGGGACCTCATCAAGAAGACTACTAGCAGTATCATGGATTAA